In the genome of Rhodamnia argentea isolate NSW1041297 chromosome 3, ASM2092103v1, whole genome shotgun sequence, one region contains:
- the LOC115750986 gene encoding T-complex protein 1 subunit beta-like, whose protein sequence is MAIADLVKTTSGPKGMDKILQSTGRGREVTVTNDGATILISLHIDNPAAKVLVEISKVQDDEVDDGTTSVIVLAGELLREAEKLVNAKIHPMTIISGYRMVAECACDVLLQRAMDNKDDAEKFTSDLMKIAKTTLSSIILSQDKEQFAQLAVDAVMRLKGSTNLDQGNANLSRLVQSLSQKSVISGSMVQGSSIIKRLFNQPLPCTPNKSSVPKTLPQGISSPTGKCASSIEVSSNGGCSNSTTPQEATPTHCTCLLEIALLRLLKWKARWRSLVDSAIGLARDVAVEGRRNGKVEEMERVKRG, encoded by the exons ATGGCAATTGCAGACTTGGTCAAGACCACCTCAGGTCCAAAGGGAATG GATAAGATTCTGCAATCAACAGGCAGAGGCCGGGAAGTTACTGTTACAAATGATGGTGCCACCATCTTAATATCTCTTCATATTGACAATCCGGCCGCTAAAGTCCTTGTCG AAATCTCTAAAGTTCAAGATGATGAAGTTGACGATGGGACTACATCGGTTATTGTTTTGGCTGGAGAACTTCTACGTGAGGCAGAGAAGCTGGTCAATGCAAAGATACACCCAATGACGATAATTTCTG GATATCGAATGGTAGCTGAATGTGCATGTGATGTTCTATTACAGAGGGCAATGGATAACAAAGACGATGCAG AGAAATTTACGTCTGACTTGATGAAGATTGCAAAGACTACTTTGAGTTCCATAATATTATCTCAAGATAAGGAACAGTTTGCCCAGTTGGCTGTTGATGCTGTTATGAGGCTAAAG GGCAGCACAAACTTAGATCAAGGAAATGCTAACCTTTCCAGGTTAGTGCAGAGCTTAAGCCAGAAAAGTGTGATCAGTGGTTCAATGGTTCAAGGGTCCAGTATCATTAAGAGGTTGTTCAATCAGCCTTTGCCGTGTACACCAAATAAATCATCGGTTCCGAAAACGCTGCCACAAGGGATTTCTTCTCCAACTGGAAAATGCGCATCCTCAATTGAAGTGTCTTCAAATGGGGGCTGCAGTAACAGTACCACACCTCAAGAGGCTACCCCAACTCACTGCACTTGTCTGTTAGAGATTGCGTTGTTGCG ACTTCTGAAGTGGAAGGCCCGGTGGCGGTCACTCGTGGACTCCGCCATTGGACTCGCCAGAGATGTTGCGGTCGAGGGGCGGCGCAATGGCAAGGTAGAGGAGATGGAGCGTGTGAAGCGAGGGTAA
- the LOC115727583 gene encoding putative F-box/LRR-repeat protein At5g02930 gives MPGTSKQTTGRKYDKDYISLLPDCLITHIFSFLPTRDVVKACVLSKSWRSVWTTISDLRFSVSSYDDDSFVDRVLTLYEWAKVKKFHLDIRAELIYPFQIDSWVRFANDHQVEELHLNHYIGHFSSSERISWSSLKSLSLQDVSLSDDVLQKILLGSPVLEYLNLKRCYGVKGIHSTSLKELVIVDNNGLRILTPQLLLLRVTGHSHYEAIRLVEAPPLLEAELDFYGPHESDFCLLKEMLCKLQNAT, from the exons ATGCCAGGTACTTCGAAGCAGACCACAGGCCGAAAATATGATAAGGATTACATCAGTCTGTTGCCCGATTGCCTAATCACCCACATCTTCTCCTTTTTGCCCACGAGGGACGTCGTCAAAGCTTGTGTTTTGTCGAAAAGTTGGCGGTCTGTTTGGACCACTATCTCGGATCTCAGGTTCTCCGTCTCTTCTTATGATGATGATTCGTTTGTGGATAGGGTTTTGACGTTGTATGAGTGGGCTAAGGTGAAAAAGTTCCACCTTGACATCAGAGCAGAGCTCATCTACCCCTTTCAGATCGATTCATGGGTTCGCTTTGCGAATGATCATCAAGTGGAAGAACTTCATCTCAACCATTATATCGGCCA TTTCTCATCTAGCGAAAGGATCAGTTGGAGTTCGCTTAAGTCCTTGTCCCTTCAAGACGTGAGCTTGAGTGATGACGTGCTTCAGAAGATTTTGCTGGGCAGCCCTGTTCTGGAATACTTGAATTTGAAACGATGTTATGGTGTAAAAGGAATTCATTCAACGAGTTTGAAAGAGTTGGTGATTGTAGATAACAACGGATTGCGCATTTTGACTCCTCAATTACTGTTATTGCGTGTGACAGGTCATTCTCATTATGAGGCAATAAGACTTGTTGAAGCACCACCCTTGCTTGAAGCCGAATTAGATTTCTACGGTCCCCACGAATCAGATTTCTGCCTGCTGAAGGAAATGCTTTGCAAGCTGCAGAATGCTACTTGA
- the LOC115727584 gene encoding F-box/FBD/LRR-repeat protein At2g26030-like: MAGTSKRTSGRKDDEDYIDLLPDCLIHHIFSFLPTEDAIKTCVLSIRWRFVWTTVLDLKFSISFFGSSYDESFVDGVLTQYAWAKISTPRLLSLCVRDHYFYESIRIVEAPSLLEADLDFDVPSISSICLLKQMFPKLQNATRILLGSWWAWVTRNLKIEDAQVSLPSCKSLTLHMPVPSFSFPAIVKMLAATPNLEKLFIILKPYDPSSSASDLDSKEILNKNSCRMKKKLKRWAQYLKNVDIFICTGKYGHRSYEAITKYQGSRFKQMA, encoded by the exons ATGGCAGGTACTTCGAAGCGGACCTCGGGCCGAAAAGATGATGAGGATTACATCGATCTGCTGCCCGATTGCCTAATCCACCACATCTTCTCCTTTTTGCCCACGGAGGACGCCATCAAAACATGTGTTTTGTCGATAAGGTGGCGGTTTGTTTGGACCACTGTCTTGGATCTCAAGTTCTCCATCTCTTTCTTCGGCTCTTCTTATGATGAATCGTTCGTGGACGGGGTTTTGACGCAATATGCGTGGGCTAAG ATTTCGACTCCTCGATTACTGTCATTGTGTGTGAGAGATCACTATTTTTATGAGTCGATAAGAATTGTGGAAGCACCATCCTTACTTGAAGCTGACTTAGATTTCGATGTTCCATCCATATCAAGTATCTGCCTGCTGAAGCAAATGTTTCCCAAGCTGCAGAATGCTACTCGAATTCTTCTCGGTTCTTGGTGGGCTTGG GTTACGCGGAATCTGAAGATAGAAGACGCGCAGGTTTCGCTGCCGAGTTGCAAGTCTCTGACCCTACACATGCCCGTCCCCAGTTTTAGCTTTCCTGCTATAGTGAAAATGCTGGCAGCTACACCAAATTTGGAGAAGCTGTTTATAATTTTGAAGCCATATGATCCGTCCTCG AGTGCATCTGACTTAGACTCTAAGGAAATCTTGAACAAGAATTCTTGTCGTATGAAGAAGAAACTCAAGCGCTGGGCTCAATATCTCAAGAATGTTGACATTTTTATTTGTACTGGAAAATATGGTCATCGAAGTTATGAAGCGATCACAAAATATCAAGGTAGTCGATTCAAGCAAATGGCATGA